One Streptomyces sp. NBC_01237 genomic region harbors:
- a CDS encoding integration host factor gives MALPPLTPEQRAAALEKAAAARRERAEVKNRLKHSGASLQEVIKQGQENDVIGKMKVSALLESLPGVGKVRAKQIMERLGISESRRVRGLGSNQIASLEREFGGTAA, from the coding sequence GTGGCTCTTCCGCCCCTTACCCCTGAACAGCGCGCAGCCGCGCTCGAAAAGGCCGCCGCGGCTCGCCGGGAGCGGGCCGAGGTCAAGAATCGACTCAAGCACTCCGGTGCCTCGCTCCAAGAAGTCATCAAGCAGGGCCAGGAGAACGACGTCATCGGCAAGATGAAGGTCTCCGCACTCCTTGAGTCCCTGCCGGGCGTGGGCAAGGTCCGCGCCAAGCAGATCATGGAGCGTCTCGGGATCTCCGAGAGCCGCCGAGTCCGGGGTCTCGGCTCCAACCAGATCGCATCCCTGGAGCGTGAGTTCGGCGGCACCGCCGCCTGA
- the pyrF gene encoding orotidine-5'-phosphate decarboxylase translates to MTPEPFGARLRHAMDTRGPLCVGIDPHASLLTSWGLSDDISGLERFTRTVVEALADRVAVLKPQSAFFERFGSRGIAVLEKAVAEARAAGALVLMDAKRGDIGSTMGAYAATYLDKDSPLFSDAVTVSPYLGFGSLRPALDAAAVSGTGVFVLALTSNPEGAQVQRATAADGRSLAQLMLDHMAAENEGATPLGSVGAVVGATLGDAGVNLAINGPLLAPGIGAQGATPADLPAVFGDAVGNVVPSVSRGVLRHGPDASGLREAAERFADEVREAVAGS, encoded by the coding sequence GTGACCCCCGAACCCTTCGGCGCACGCCTGCGCCACGCCATGGACACCCGCGGGCCGCTCTGCGTCGGCATCGACCCGCACGCCTCGCTGCTCACCTCCTGGGGCCTGAGCGACGACATCTCGGGTCTGGAGCGCTTCACCCGTACGGTCGTGGAGGCCCTGGCCGACCGGGTCGCCGTGCTCAAGCCGCAGTCCGCGTTCTTCGAGCGGTTCGGCTCGCGCGGGATCGCCGTGCTGGAGAAGGCCGTCGCCGAGGCGCGGGCGGCCGGCGCGCTGGTCCTGATGGACGCCAAGCGCGGCGACATCGGCTCCACCATGGGCGCCTACGCGGCGACCTACCTGGACAAGGACTCGCCGCTGTTCTCGGACGCGGTCACCGTCTCGCCCTATCTCGGCTTCGGTTCGCTGCGTCCGGCGCTGGACGCGGCAGCGGTCTCCGGCACGGGGGTCTTCGTGCTCGCCCTCACCTCCAACCCGGAGGGCGCCCAGGTGCAGCGGGCCACCGCGGCCGACGGCCGTTCGCTCGCCCAGCTGATGCTCGACCACATGGCGGCGGAGAACGAGGGCGCCACGCCGCTCGGCTCCGTCGGCGCGGTGGTCGGTGCCACGCTCGGCGACGCGGGGGTGAATCTGGCCATCAACGGCCCGCTGCTCGCCCCCGGCATCGGCGCCCAGGGCGCGACCCCCGCCGATCTGCCGGCGGTGTTCGGCGACGCGGTGGGCAATGTGGTGCCCAGCGTGAGCCGGGGCGTGCTGCGCCACGGTCCGGACGCGTCAGGGCTGCGCGAAGCGGCCGAACGGTTCGCGGACGAGGTCCGTGAGGCCGTGGCCGGGAGCTGA